A genomic stretch from Alphaproteobacteria bacterium includes:
- a CDS encoding carboxymuconolactone decarboxylase family protein has protein sequence MKRMPELTYDEMDADQRAVVDKITAGPRGGIHGPFLPLLHSPLLLDRVQELGLLCRFQSSFPPKISELLILISARFWTAQFEFSSHMESAKKAGVPEAAIEAIRTRGTPVFDDPDQTLVYKFANEFFTTNKVSDATFDAAVERFGRRSVVDLVGIMGYYALIAMTLNIFDPPLPEGTKPPLE, from the coding sequence ATGAAACGCATGCCGGAACTGACCTATGACGAAATGGATGCGGACCAGCGCGCCGTCGTCGACAAGATCACGGCCGGGCCGCGCGGCGGAATCCACGGGCCGTTCCTGCCGCTGCTGCACAGCCCGCTGCTGCTCGACCGGGTGCAGGAACTGGGGCTGCTCTGCCGCTTCCAGAGCTCGTTTCCGCCGAAGATTTCCGAACTGCTGATCCTGATCTCCGCCCGGTTCTGGACCGCGCAGTTCGAATTCTCCTCGCACATGGAATCGGCGAAGAAGGCGGGCGTGCCGGAAGCGGCGATCGAGGCGATCCGCACGCGCGGCACTCCGGTCTTTGACGACCCGGACCAGACGCTGGTGTACAAGTTCGCCAACGAGTTCTTCACCACCAACAAGGTCAGCGACGCAACCTTCGACGCCGCCGTCGAACGCTTCGGCCGGCGCAGCGTCGTCGACCTGGTCGGCATCATGGGCTATTACGCGCTGATCGCGATGACCCTCAACATCTTCGACCCGCCCCTGCCCGAAGGCACGAAGCCGCCGCTGGAATAG